The following are encoded in a window of Carya illinoinensis cultivar Pawnee chromosome 15, C.illinoinensisPawnee_v1, whole genome shotgun sequence genomic DNA:
- the LOC122295764 gene encoding BTB/POZ and TAZ domain-containing protein 5-like isoform X3, with protein sequence MKYQWMLPYAKTTTSKLFALLRVPGCCVRCKRMWQLLELNSRLCTSYDVFRVPFVQLKTLSLGACSGLGELRKKVEVWDI encoded by the exons ATGAAGTACCAGTGGATGCTACCCTATGCAAAAACAACAACATCAAAGCTTTTTGCCCTG TTGAGAGTCCCTGGATGCTGCGTTCGTTGTAAAAGAATGTGGCAGCTATTGGAGTTGAACTCCAGGCTTTGTACTAGTTATGATGTTTTTAGGGTGCCTTTTGTGCAG CTAAAGACACTTTCTCTTGGAGCTTGTTCAGGGCTTGGTGAGCTTAGAAAGAAGGTGGAAGTGTG GGACATCTAA
- the LOC122295764 gene encoding uncharacterized protein LOC122295764 isoform X2 yields the protein MKYQWMLPYAKTTTSKLFALLRVPGCCVRCKRMWQLLELNSRLCTSYDVFRVPFVQQLKTLSLGACSGLGELRKKVEVWDI from the exons ATGAAGTACCAGTGGATGCTACCCTATGCAAAAACAACAACATCAAAGCTTTTTGCCCTG TTGAGAGTCCCTGGATGCTGCGTTCGTTGTAAAAGAATGTGGCAGCTATTGGAGTTGAACTCCAGGCTTTGTACTAGTTATGATGTTTTTAGGGTGCCTTTTGTGCAG CAGCTAAAGACACTTTCTCTTGGAGCTTGTTCAGGGCTTGGTGAGCTTAGAAAGAAGGTGGAAGTGTG GGACATCTAA
- the LOC122295764 gene encoding uncharacterized protein LOC122295764 isoform X1 codes for MKYQWMLPYAKTTTSKLFALLRVPGCCVRCKRMWQLLELNSRLCTSYDVFRVPFVQEHLNYILHLQQLKTLSLGACSGLGELRKKVEVWDI; via the exons ATGAAGTACCAGTGGATGCTACCCTATGCAAAAACAACAACATCAAAGCTTTTTGCCCTG TTGAGAGTCCCTGGATGCTGCGTTCGTTGTAAAAGAATGTGGCAGCTATTGGAGTTGAACTCCAGGCTTTGTACTAGTTATGATGTTTTTAGGGTGCCTTTTGTGCAG GAACATCTAAATTACATTCTTCATTTGCAGCAGCTAAAGACACTTTCTCTTGGAGCTTGTTCAGGGCTTGGTGAGCTTAGAAAGAAGGTGGAAGTGTG GGACATCTAA